In Candidatus Bathyanammoxibius amoris, the following are encoded in one genomic region:
- a CDS encoding DUF1571 domain-containing protein, protein MVSLSPCVSSWAEANKPQEQEDLTWQVEQVMQILDKARESYAKLKDYTALIHKEEYKDGERVKDEETIIKFQKPFKVYLKWLSGKNKGTQLLFVEGKYDDKLIIRKGGGFLKKVFGTMEMDPNGFWLRKFTKHSIWEVGFAGVIDTSYNAFKNAQKQGFVSAAQVTMSEIEGRPAYKLVLVVNEEGEENGFYCRSSIQYYDTQSNLPIKATFWLWEDDTAEILTFSDVKLNVKLPPFHFDKDNEEYKF, encoded by the coding sequence ATGGTTAGTCTTTCTCCTTGCGTTAGTTCGTGGGCGGAGGCCAACAAACCTCAGGAGCAGGAAGACCTGACTTGGCAGGTGGAACAGGTCATGCAGATATTAGATAAGGCCCGGGAGAGTTACGCCAAACTCAAGGACTATACAGCCCTTATACATAAAGAGGAATACAAGGACGGGGAGCGGGTAAAGGACGAGGAGACGATAATAAAGTTCCAGAAACCGTTTAAGGTATATTTGAAATGGCTCTCCGGCAAGAATAAAGGCACGCAGCTCCTGTTCGTTGAGGGGAAGTACGACGACAAGCTGATAATCCGCAAGGGCGGTGGTTTTCTCAAAAAAGTCTTTGGCACTATGGAGATGGACCCCAACGGTTTTTGGCTAAGAAAGTTTACCAAACACTCTATATGGGAAGTGGGCTTTGCCGGGGTTATTGATACGTCATATAACGCGTTTAAGAACGCGCAAAAACAGGGCTTTGTCTCCGCAGCCCAGGTCACCATGTCCGAAATTGAAGGCCGGCCTGCTTACAAGCTGGTGCTGGTAGTGAACGAAGAAGGCGAAGAGAACGGCTTCTACTGCCGCAGTTCTATACAATACTACGACACCCAGAGCAACCTCCCCATTAAGGCGACGTTCTGGTTGTGGGAGGATGATACCGCGGAGATACTCACCTTTAGTGACGTAAAGTTGAACGTGAAGTTGCCGCCATTCCACTTCGACAAGGATAACGAGGAGTATAAGTTTTAG
- the selB gene encoding selenocysteine-specific translation elongation factor, with the protein MKKVVIGTAGHIDHGKTALIIALTGIDTDRLPEEKARGITIDLGFAYMDIDKDLRAGIVDVPGHERFVKNMLAGATGINLVVLVIAADDGVMPQTVEHLEILELLGIKHGVLVITKKDLVDKDWLELVKGDVKALVSKTFLRDAPMRVVSSVTGEGIPELRETLKELILSLQEEQLHGVFRIPVDRAFTIQGFGCVVTGTVSSGEVRVGDEVEILPTKETARVRGIEVHEEKTGFAHRGQRAALNLSGVKTSEIHRGYQLSVPGYLEPVRMVDGYLNYLTTARKPLGNGERIRFHIATSEVMGRAVLLDKEVLKPGENAFVQYRLEEPVVAERGEHYVIRSYSPCRTIGGGEVLRSTHTRKLRRLKEETLAPLRLLHEGTEKEIIEKTFLEPGRYLLSDEEISRLLNIFLPRTREIINELTEKGILVNMKENSRAFSIHKQTLSATRAEILKRLEEYHRANPMKRGAEDAALRTRMPKDMPGQLISRVLADLQKEGAITSSGQRFAITGHRVELSEPDKKTMKSIEDSFLKDKFAPPSLEKISPKNPSERDRFRSLLNILVEEGTLIEVKPGLYFHSKVIDELKKSLEKSIRERGAITVAEFRDLVGTSRKYMVPLLEHFDSIRLTKRVGDKRVLYNT; encoded by the coding sequence GTGAAGAAAGTAGTTATCGGTACGGCAGGGCACATTGACCACGGAAAGACCGCCCTCATTATCGCCCTTACGGGCATCGACACCGACCGCCTGCCGGAGGAAAAGGCCCGCGGTATAACCATAGACCTGGGTTTCGCCTACATGGATATAGATAAAGACCTCCGGGCCGGTATCGTGGACGTGCCCGGTCACGAACGTTTCGTAAAGAACATGCTGGCAGGGGCGACCGGTATCAACCTGGTCGTGCTGGTGATTGCCGCGGACGACGGCGTGATGCCGCAAACGGTTGAACACCTTGAGATACTGGAACTCCTGGGCATAAAACACGGGGTGCTCGTGATCACAAAAAAAGACCTGGTGGATAAAGACTGGCTTGAACTGGTCAAAGGAGACGTAAAAGCTCTAGTAAGTAAGACCTTCCTCCGGGACGCGCCGATGAGAGTCGTATCGTCCGTCACAGGTGAAGGGATACCCGAACTCAGGGAAACCCTCAAAGAACTTATCCTCAGCCTGCAGGAGGAACAACTCCACGGCGTCTTTCGTATCCCCGTCGACAGGGCCTTCACCATCCAGGGTTTTGGCTGCGTGGTAACGGGTACGGTCTCCAGCGGAGAGGTGCGGGTAGGCGATGAGGTGGAAATCCTGCCCACAAAAGAGACTGCGCGGGTAAGGGGTATCGAGGTCCACGAAGAGAAGACCGGTTTTGCGCACCGCGGTCAACGTGCCGCGCTCAACCTCTCAGGGGTCAAGACGTCCGAGATACACAGGGGGTACCAGCTTTCCGTTCCCGGCTATCTGGAACCCGTACGGATGGTGGACGGTTACCTCAATTACCTTACTACCGCACGCAAGCCCCTCGGAAACGGGGAAAGGATCAGGTTTCACATCGCCACCAGCGAGGTGATGGGCAGGGCCGTGTTACTGGACAAAGAGGTGCTGAAACCCGGAGAAAACGCCTTCGTGCAATACAGGCTTGAGGAACCGGTTGTAGCTGAAAGAGGCGAACACTACGTGATACGCTCCTATTCCCCCTGCCGTACCATCGGCGGCGGAGAAGTATTGAGGAGCACGCACACCAGAAAACTACGGCGTTTAAAAGAGGAGACACTGGCGCCGTTGCGGCTCCTGCATGAGGGAACGGAAAAAGAGATCATAGAAAAAACCTTTCTTGAACCCGGCCGCTATCTTCTCTCTGATGAAGAGATTTCGAGGCTCCTCAACATATTTCTCCCCAGGACAAGAGAGATAATCAATGAGCTTACAGAGAAGGGCATCCTCGTGAACATGAAAGAGAATTCGAGGGCTTTCAGCATACACAAACAAACATTGTCGGCCACCCGGGCTGAAATCCTCAAACGCCTGGAAGAATACCACCGGGCGAATCCGATGAAAAGGGGGGCTGAAGATGCCGCGTTGCGAACAAGGATGCCAAAAGACATGCCCGGCCAGTTGATATCACGGGTCCTGGCGGATTTGCAAAAGGAAGGCGCCATTACCTCCTCAGGGCAAAGGTTTGCCATCACCGGCCACCGGGTCGAGCTGTCCGAACCGGACAAGAAGACCATGAAGTCGATAGAGGACTCCTTTTTGAAAGATAAGTTTGCCCCACCGTCCCTGGAAAAGATATCCCCCAAAAACCCCTCTGAGAGGGACAGGTTCCGGTCACTTCTCAATATACTGGTAGAAGAAGGCACGCTGATTGAGGTGAAACCGGGGCTCTATTTTCACTCCAAAGTCATCGATGAGCTGAAAAAAAGTCTGGAAAAGTCAATCCGGGAAAGAGGGGCAATAACGGTGGCGGAATTCAGAGACCTTGTCGGCACCTCGCGCAAATACATGGTACCGCTCTTAGAACACTTCGACAGCATACGTCTCACAAAGCGAGTGGGAGACAAAAGGGTACTCTACAACACCTAA
- the selA gene encoding L-seryl-tRNA(Sec) selenium transferase codes for MSKKELRNIPSVSALLEMPEISEFCAGYPRPLVVSTIREVLDGLRESIAGSENTDTDLLLSPASILPLVKGRLIERGKLPIRRVINASGVLVHTGLGRSPLADEALKDLQEIAKGYSSLEVDVSTGKRASRGDHIEALVTALTGAEAAMVVNNNAAAVLLALDTLARDREAVISRSQQVEIGGSFRMPEVMAKSGAKMVEVGTTNRTYISDYRGAITPDTALLLNVHSSNFRIVGFTTSVKIEELVRLGREFEILVVYDLGSGALFDLETYGLPYEPTVVEAVSSGVDIVTFSTDKLLGGPQGGLIVGKKRSVDLMKRNPLARALRVDKLTVAALEATLKLYTDRPEAARRVPILKMLTRPLKEIEKESKRFIKELSKRSDGRINATLEDGTSAVGGGSLPGEEIPTKLIFINTEKPSTQELSDRLRQNDPSIFGRIEHDRLLLDLRTVTDRADVEEILNAILRIFGGVA; via the coding sequence ATGAGCAAGAAAGAATTGAGAAACATACCCTCTGTAAGCGCGCTGCTGGAGATGCCGGAAATATCCGAATTCTGCGCCGGTTACCCGAGGCCGCTGGTCGTCTCCACCATTAGAGAGGTGCTGGACGGGCTGAGGGAGTCTATCGCCGGTTCGGAGAATACGGATACAGACCTATTATTATCCCCCGCATCCATACTCCCCCTGGTAAAGGGCAGGCTGATTGAGAGGGGAAAGCTGCCTATAAGACGTGTCATCAACGCCTCCGGCGTCCTGGTGCACACCGGTCTGGGGCGCTCCCCTCTGGCCGATGAGGCCCTTAAAGACCTACAGGAGATAGCAAAGGGCTACAGTTCCCTGGAGGTGGACGTCTCGACCGGCAAAAGGGCCTCCAGGGGAGACCATATCGAGGCCCTTGTAACCGCTCTCACCGGCGCGGAGGCCGCGATGGTGGTAAACAACAACGCCGCCGCCGTGCTCCTCGCCCTGGATACACTTGCCAGGGACAGAGAGGCCGTCATATCGCGCTCTCAACAGGTAGAGATTGGCGGGTCCTTCCGCATGCCGGAGGTGATGGCCAAGAGCGGGGCAAAAATGGTCGAAGTGGGCACCACAAACAGGACATACATATCCGACTACAGAGGGGCAATAACGCCCGACACCGCCCTCCTCCTCAATGTCCACTCAAGCAACTTCCGTATCGTGGGTTTCACCACTTCCGTAAAGATAGAGGAGCTTGTACGGCTGGGCCGGGAATTTGAGATACTGGTGGTGTATGACCTGGGCAGCGGCGCGTTATTTGACCTGGAGACGTATGGACTCCCTTACGAGCCGACGGTGGTGGAGGCTGTAAGCTCTGGCGTGGATATAGTCACCTTCAGCACCGACAAGCTGCTGGGCGGGCCCCAGGGCGGGCTCATCGTGGGAAAGAAGAGGTCCGTTGACCTGATGAAGAGAAACCCGCTCGCAAGGGCCTTGAGGGTCGACAAACTGACCGTAGCCGCTCTTGAAGCCACACTAAAACTCTACACGGATAGACCTGAGGCCGCGCGGCGCGTACCCATACTCAAAATGCTCACCAGGCCGCTTAAAGAAATAGAAAAAGAGTCTAAACGATTTATAAAGGAGCTTTCCAAGAGGAGTGACGGCAGGATAAACGCCACCCTGGAAGACGGTACCTCGGCCGTCGGTGGCGGCTCACTGCCCGGGGAAGAAATCCCTACAAAACTTATCTTCATAAACACAGAAAAACCCAGCACGCAAGAACTCTCCGACAGGCTCAGGCAAAATGACCCGTCTATCTTCGGACGCATAGAACACGACAGACTGCTCCTGGACCTCCGCACCGTAACCGACAGGGCCGACGTGGAAGAAATCCTTAACGCCATCCTGAGAATTTTTGGTGGAGTTGCATAG
- a CDS encoding small basic protein, with protein MSIDKSLVIRGRLGRTRNVLRRAERVKMLETEGRWNEEESVFGLPKVKSMRIKKRSKPAAEKEQPKEEEAAPETEGAK; from the coding sequence GTGAGTATTGACAAAAGTCTGGTAATAAGAGGCAGGTTGGGCAGGACTCGCAACGTGTTAAGAAGGGCCGAGCGTGTCAAGATGCTGGAGACCGAAGGCAGGTGGAACGAAGAAGAATCTGTATTTGGTCTGCCCAAGGTCAAGTCTATGCGTATAAAGAAGAGAAGTAAACCCGCGGCAGAAAAGGAACAGCCTAAAGAGGAGGAAGCGGCTCCTGAGACTGAGGGCGCTAAATAG